In the Bacillus shivajii genome, one interval contains:
- a CDS encoding MBL fold metallo-hydrolase yields MSKKMSYGSDYKYIPATTIRSGKITQVLPDLYCYANKVVNVVFIGDARKKSFVLVDAGMPKSAKKIVKAVEKTYGKGARPKAILLTHGHFDHVGSIIELINYWKVPVYSHAFELPFLTGEFDYPSPDPFVRGGLIAKISYKFPKRAVNLADHIERLPADGSVPYLEDFRWIHTPGHTPGHVSFFREKDRTLIAGDAFITVKQDSLIKTITQKLELNGPPKYFTTNWRAACESVRKLKELHPAVAITGHGRPVSGENLTINLRNLADNFEQKAIPPKGKYV; encoded by the coding sequence ATGAGTAAAAAAATGTCGTATGGCAGTGATTATAAATACATTCCAGCCACAACCATAAGAAGTGGAAAGATCACTCAAGTTTTACCTGACTTATATTGTTACGCAAATAAAGTTGTTAACGTTGTTTTTATCGGTGATGCTCGGAAAAAATCGTTCGTATTAGTGGATGCTGGGATGCCAAAGTCAGCGAAGAAGATTGTGAAGGCAGTTGAAAAAACATATGGAAAAGGAGCACGTCCAAAAGCGATTTTGTTAACACACGGGCACTTTGATCATGTCGGCTCCATCATAGAATTAATAAACTATTGGAAAGTCCCTGTTTATTCTCATGCATTTGAACTTCCATTTTTGACGGGGGAATTTGACTATCCGTCACCAGATCCATTTGTACGAGGTGGACTGATTGCGAAAATTTCCTATAAGTTTCCGAAAAGAGCGGTAAATTTAGCTGACCATATTGAAAGGCTTCCGGCTGATGGATCGGTCCCGTATTTGGAGGATTTTCGTTGGATCCATACGCCAGGGCACACACCAGGGCACGTATCGTTTTTTAGAGAAAAGGATCGCACCTTGATCGCAGGGGATGCGTTTATTACGGTAAAACAAGATTCGTTAATAAAAACGATCACGCAAAAACTTGAGCTGAACGGGCCTCCGAAGTATTTTACAACGAACTGGAGGGCAGCTTGTGAATCGGTAAGAAAACTAAAAGAATTACATCCAGCTGTTGCAATCACTGGTCATGGGCGTCCGGTCTCGGGAGAAAATTTGACAATCAATTTGAGGAACCTAGCTGATAACTTTGAACAAAAAGCAATCCCTCCTAAAGGAAAATACGTGTAA
- the rbsK gene encoding ribokinase, with protein MKTPVITVIGSINMDMVTTTDVVPTQGETVIGKKFKTVPGGKGANQAVAAARLGATVHMVGRIGDDPFGAILRKRLEDEGVNVTGIEPVHQCSSGVATIIVSNEDNRIIVTPGANDEVTPNYVKKFKGVILSSDIILLQFEIPMETIEFVLELCEQEKVTVILNPAPARKMNIAYWRKAQIITPNKTEYNALFSRETAGNLLEKLIVTEGKNGASYYKNKEWETVSGFQVKPIDTTGAGDTFNGSLAVAVANGSTLEEAIQFANAAAALSIQSFGAQGGMPTTDQLKSFIDKHTAKD; from the coding sequence ATGAAAACGCCAGTGATTACTGTTATTGGAAGTATCAATATGGATATGGTGACAACCACTGATGTCGTACCAACACAAGGGGAAACTGTAATAGGGAAGAAGTTTAAAACAGTACCAGGAGGAAAAGGTGCCAATCAAGCAGTTGCTGCAGCGAGGTTAGGGGCAACTGTTCATATGGTTGGTAGAATAGGTGATGACCCATTTGGCGCCATTTTGAGAAAACGGCTGGAAGACGAAGGAGTTAACGTTACGGGCATTGAGCCAGTCCACCAATGTAGCTCTGGAGTAGCAACGATTATCGTATCAAACGAAGACAACCGGATTATTGTTACACCTGGAGCTAACGACGAAGTCACACCTAACTACGTGAAAAAATTTAAAGGCGTCATTTTATCAAGTGATATTATCTTACTCCAGTTTGAAATCCCAATGGAAACCATTGAGTTTGTGTTGGAACTGTGTGAGCAAGAGAAAGTAACGGTTATTTTAAACCCAGCCCCAGCCCGAAAAATGAACATCGCATATTGGCGTAAAGCTCAAATTATCACGCCGAACAAAACAGAATACAATGCGTTGTTTAGCAGGGAGACTGCAGGTAACCTCCTTGAAAAATTGATTGTAACGGAAGGGAAAAACGGGGCATCATACTATAAAAATAAAGAATGGGAAACCGTCTCCGGTTTTCAAGTAAAGCCAATTGATACAACAGGAGCGGGAGATACATTTAATGGCTCGTTAGCCGTTGCGGTTGCTAACGGATCAACGCTAGAAGAAGCGATTCAATTTGCAAACGCAGCAGCCGCATTATCTATTCAAAGCTTTGGTGCCCAAGGCGGAATGCCAACAACTGACCAACTAAAAAGTTTTATAGATAAACATACAGCAAAAGATTAA
- a CDS encoding CHY zinc finger protein, translating to MKIGGTKVRGIDVDNETRCTHYDSEIDRIAIKFKCCNTYYPCYSCHAELTTHTPKKWSQNEFDEKAILCGACGTELSINEYMNSGATCPNCEAEFNPKCANHYHLYFDVDASCEA from the coding sequence ATGAAAATCGGTGGAACGAAAGTCCGAGGCATTGATGTCGATAACGAAACACGATGTACACATTATGATTCAGAAATCGATCGGATTGCGATCAAGTTTAAATGTTGCAATACATATTATCCGTGTTACTCCTGCCATGCCGAGTTGACAACCCATACTCCAAAGAAGTGGAGTCAAAATGAGTTCGATGAAAAAGCGATTCTTTGCGGTGCTTGTGGTACGGAGCTATCCATTAACGAATACATGAATAGCGGAGCAACATGCCCCAACTGCGAAGCGGAGTTTAACCCGAAATGTGCAAACCATTATCACTTATATTTTGACGTGGATGCTAGCTGTGAGGCATAA
- a CDS encoding DEAD/DEAH box helicase: MNSFPSQQDVSRCLELLHDQYEVPDRLIKNLFGKKSFSRLNRLLDSLDREKVNTRELTKMLILEKGAHLFSGSSEAVRDLKIFLLKQLDEKALIELYSRNPSSGKKITSPKYMVTPLAKKRWIMGKSWPRDFIRTLGFPLVFSGISIPKTEVAEAVVDVEPRRAVPPLVGFQQILKEQMLSVLSLEGEHTRCIVTLPTGGGKTRVAVESFIEWMHSGFNEGKYLIWIAQSEELCEQAASCITEMWQEKEYPVSLRIYRYYAGKQIHEEDLTGGAVVASIQQLYSRLKNEDPVLIEMLRDCGAMIIDEAHHAATKIYNELLMKAEEVCGPQLFPICGLTATPGRSNGETPKLVDKFQAHLLQPEHKGDPVYEDNPLLFFREQGFLAKPKHIIYESGREYTVDEQDVEVEEDKINAELLDELANDDYRNYQIVKRLEEISEGSQTLVYACTVDHAEYLSSVMNSVGRKSASISSDTPKATRRMYIDAFKKGEIEFLFNYGVLTTGFDAPNTEYIVICRPTTSVVLYEQIVGRGLRGPKFGGTEFCTIIDFADNLHRLGKPLAYARFNGFWHNEEAETKV; encoded by the coding sequence ATGAACTCATTTCCCTCGCAGCAAGATGTCAGCCGATGTCTTGAGCTTTTACATGATCAATATGAAGTCCCAGATCGACTTATTAAGAACCTATTCGGTAAAAAAAGTTTCTCACGATTAAATCGACTCCTTGATTCACTTGATAGAGAAAAAGTTAATACCCGAGAATTGACAAAAATGCTCATCTTAGAAAAGGGAGCTCATCTTTTTTCAGGAAGTAGTGAAGCTGTAAGGGATTTAAAAATCTTTTTGTTAAAACAATTAGATGAGAAAGCGTTAATCGAGCTATATTCACGTAACCCTTCTTCTGGAAAAAAGATAACATCTCCTAAATACATGGTGACACCATTAGCGAAAAAGAGGTGGATCATGGGGAAGAGTTGGCCTCGTGATTTCATTCGCACACTTGGTTTTCCACTCGTGTTCTCCGGGATATCTATACCAAAAACGGAAGTGGCCGAAGCTGTCGTAGATGTTGAACCGAGAAGGGCCGTGCCACCACTCGTTGGTTTTCAGCAAATACTAAAAGAACAGATGCTGAGCGTATTATCACTTGAAGGAGAGCACACACGCTGTATCGTCACTCTTCCAACTGGCGGAGGAAAGACGCGTGTCGCCGTTGAAAGTTTCATAGAATGGATGCATTCCGGTTTTAATGAAGGAAAATACTTGATCTGGATTGCTCAAAGTGAAGAGCTTTGTGAACAAGCTGCATCTTGTATCACTGAGATGTGGCAGGAAAAAGAATACCCAGTATCGTTACGTATTTATCGTTATTATGCAGGAAAACAGATTCATGAAGAAGATTTAACAGGTGGTGCGGTTGTTGCCAGTATTCAACAACTTTATTCTCGATTGAAAAATGAAGATCCGGTTTTAATAGAGATGCTTCGTGACTGTGGAGCAATGATTATTGATGAGGCGCATCATGCTGCAACAAAAATATATAATGAACTCCTAATGAAAGCAGAAGAAGTTTGTGGACCACAATTATTTCCGATCTGCGGACTAACGGCAACACCTGGAAGAAGTAATGGCGAAACTCCTAAGCTCGTCGATAAATTCCAGGCTCACCTTTTACAACCAGAGCATAAAGGTGACCCAGTTTATGAAGACAACCCTCTTCTCTTTTTCAGAGAGCAAGGCTTTTTAGCTAAACCGAAACATATTATTTATGAATCCGGTAGAGAATATACCGTTGATGAACAAGATGTAGAGGTCGAAGAAGATAAAATTAATGCAGAGCTATTAGACGAGCTTGCCAACGATGATTATCGAAACTACCAGATCGTTAAACGATTAGAGGAAATTTCTGAAGGGTCTCAAACCCTTGTTTACGCTTGTACAGTGGATCATGCTGAATATTTATCGTCTGTTATGAACTCGGTTGGTAGAAAATCAGCTTCAATTTCTTCCGATACACCTAAGGCAACGCGCAGAATGTACATCGATGCATTTAAAAAAGGAGAAATTGAGTTCTTATTTAATTACGGCGTGCTCACGACCGGCTTTGACGCGCCCAACACAGAGTATATTGTTATTTGTCGTCCAACTACGAGCGTCGTTTTGTATGAACAAATTGTCGGCCGAGGATTACGTGGTCCGAAATTCGGTGGAACGGAGTTTTGCACGATCATCGACTTTGCAGACAATTTGCATCGTCTCGGAAAACCGTTAGCTTATGCTAGATTCAATGGATTTTGGCATAATGAAGAAGCCGAGACGAAAGTTTGA
- a CDS encoding 5'-nucleotidase C-terminal domain-containing protein yields the protein MKKSVITLCILILFFLSVGVHSAETEEKENTVTKGEFIIELLDTMGVDVAPYEATEAVPFSDVSAEFSPYLDAAIRLGIIEDVTKPEFGENEEITREQAYTFLVRSLNLRDSYSKEPMNEFSDVKDISSWAREELAAAISLDLIEGIHKKKIRPKKLLTIHNMEGIFKRYKDNFDRLSIVVTNDVHGRVLPNNSQGEMGMAKIATIVNQLRKENKHTYLFDAGDAFHGTNYVNVNDGVAAVKLMNAIGYDAMVLGNHDFNYGKKKLAELILMAEFPILSGNVQYETSEQYLTKPYITFDFSGKKVALLSVTVNKTSVKTGASNVEGLQFEPEVEAVERLVEEVKEDVDHIFLLSHCGYNVDKKISEIDDIDLIMGGHTHTTLEYPQLYEGTYITQGWEHGKAVSVLHVLFHNEKFVGIQGHLVRDHSGLEENESVKSMLEAIKAEVGEVINEIVATIDVDLNGGRKNVRTKETNLGNLITDIMKNTTEADIAFMNGGGIRTGIPAGDVTVGNVYDVFPFGNRVVTMEVTGEDILRSLEFAVRKYPKESGDFLHVSGMSFTFDRKMPEGERVTDVFIGDEPLNLYMPYKLATDEFLASGGDGYSWLAEKNIESTSDKLLSELFIEYLKEDKPFPTVEGRIKVKQNQETDSQ from the coding sequence ATGAAAAAAAGTGTCATCACTCTTTGTATCTTGATTTTATTTTTCTTAAGTGTAGGCGTTCATTCGGCAGAAACAGAAGAAAAAGAAAACACCGTCACAAAAGGTGAGTTTATCATCGAGCTCCTTGACACGATGGGAGTAGATGTTGCTCCATATGAAGCGACTGAAGCTGTTCCGTTTTCTGATGTATCAGCCGAGTTCTCACCTTATCTTGATGCAGCAATTCGGCTTGGGATCATAGAAGATGTGACAAAGCCTGAGTTTGGTGAAAATGAAGAGATCACTCGTGAACAAGCCTATACATTTCTTGTAAGGTCACTTAATTTACGGGATTCATATAGTAAAGAGCCAATGAACGAATTTAGTGATGTAAAGGATATTAGTTCATGGGCAAGAGAAGAGCTTGCTGCTGCAATTAGCTTGGATTTAATTGAAGGCATTCATAAAAAGAAGATCCGCCCAAAAAAACTGTTAACGATTCATAACATGGAAGGGATATTTAAACGTTATAAAGATAACTTTGACCGCTTATCCATCGTTGTAACAAATGATGTGCATGGAAGAGTTTTGCCGAATAATAGCCAAGGTGAAATGGGCATGGCAAAGATTGCAACGATTGTGAACCAACTGAGAAAGGAAAATAAGCATACATACCTCTTTGACGCAGGGGATGCTTTTCATGGAACAAACTACGTTAATGTAAATGATGGTGTTGCAGCGGTGAAATTGATGAATGCAATCGGCTATGATGCGATGGTCCTTGGAAATCATGACTTTAATTACGGAAAGAAAAAGTTAGCAGAATTAATATTGATGGCAGAATTTCCGATTTTAAGTGGCAATGTCCAATATGAAACGAGTGAACAGTATTTAACAAAACCATACATAACGTTTGATTTTTCCGGAAAAAAAGTTGCCCTTTTATCCGTGACCGTAAATAAAACATCGGTTAAGACTGGAGCTAGCAATGTGGAAGGTCTTCAGTTTGAACCAGAAGTAGAGGCCGTGGAAAGACTCGTTGAAGAAGTGAAGGAAGACGTTGATCATATATTTCTCCTTTCACATTGTGGTTACAATGTTGATAAAAAAATTAGCGAAATAGATGACATTGATTTAATCATGGGTGGACATACTCACACAACCCTTGAATATCCACAACTTTATGAAGGGACTTACATTACTCAAGGATGGGAACATGGCAAAGCCGTATCAGTTTTACACGTTCTTTTTCATAATGAAAAGTTTGTTGGTATTCAAGGTCATTTAGTTAGGGATCATTCAGGCTTAGAAGAAAACGAAAGTGTCAAATCGATGCTAGAAGCAATTAAAGCTGAAGTAGGAGAAGTGATCAATGAAATTGTTGCGACGATCGATGTCGATTTAAATGGGGGGCGGAAAAATGTTCGCACGAAGGAAACAAACCTTGGTAATTTAATTACAGATATTATGAAAAATACAACGGAAGCTGACATTGCTTTTATGAATGGTGGAGGGATTCGTACTGGGATTCCTGCTGGAGATGTAACTGTCGGGAACGTTTATGACGTTTTTCCTTTCGGGAACCGAGTGGTGACGATGGAGGTAACTGGTGAGGATATTTTACGTAGTTTAGAATTTGCCGTTCGGAAGTATCCAAAAGAGAGTGGTGATTTTTTGCATGTTTCAGGAATGTCATTTACCTTTGATCGGAAAATGCCGGAAGGAGAGCGGGTGACTGACGTTTTTATTGGGGATGAACCACTCAATTTATATATGCCTTACAAGCTTGCAACAGATGAATTTCTAGCAAGTGGAGGAGACGGTTACAGTTGGCTTGCGGAAAAAAACATTGAAAGTACGTCAGACAAATTATTATCGGAACTTTTCATTGAATATTTGAAAGAAGACAAGCCTTTTCCAACCGTGGAGGGACGAATTAAAGTGAAACAAAACCAAGAGACGGACTCTCAATAG
- a CDS encoding aldo/keto reductase → MKKMMLGSSLLKAGEISLGCMRMDKLSDQEAANVIDTSVEAGIDLFDHADIYGKGQSEEVFAQALKKSNVSREEIIVQTKCGIRNGFFDFSKEHIINSVEGSLKRLDTDYIDILLLHRPDALMEPEEVAEAFAALGESGKVRHFGVSNQNPLQIELLKKHVEQDLMINQLQFSLLHTPMLDAGFNVNMHRDPSVVRDSSVLEYSRLNDMTIQAWSPFQHGMIEGPFIGNSDYPEVNAKLQELAEKYGVTDSAIAIAWILRHPAKIQPVIGSMNPKRITDISKASDITLTREEWYELYRAAGNELP, encoded by the coding sequence ATGAAAAAAATGATGTTAGGTTCGAGTCTTCTAAAAGCGGGAGAGATATCGCTGGGCTGTATGCGAATGGACAAGTTGTCCGACCAGGAAGCAGCAAATGTGATCGATACGTCTGTAGAAGCGGGAATTGACTTGTTTGATCACGCCGATATATACGGAAAAGGCCAATCAGAAGAAGTGTTTGCTCAAGCGTTGAAAAAGTCAAACGTATCGAGGGAAGAAATCATTGTACAGACAAAATGCGGCATCAGAAACGGCTTCTTTGATTTTTCAAAAGAACATATTATCAATTCTGTGGAAGGAAGTCTGAAACGATTAGACACAGACTACATTGATATTTTACTCCTACACCGCCCCGATGCGTTAATGGAGCCAGAAGAAGTTGCCGAAGCGTTCGCGGCGTTAGGAGAAAGCGGGAAAGTACGCCATTTTGGTGTAAGTAACCAAAATCCGCTGCAAATTGAGCTATTGAAAAAACATGTGGAGCAAGACCTCATGATTAATCAACTCCAATTCAGTCTTTTGCACACGCCGATGCTTGATGCTGGTTTTAACGTAAATATGCATCGTGATCCGTCGGTTGTTCGTGACAGTAGTGTTCTCGAGTACAGTCGCTTGAATGATATGACGATTCAAGCGTGGTCCCCATTTCAGCACGGGATGATTGAAGGGCCGTTTATTGGAAACAGCGATTATCCTGAAGTTAATGCGAAACTTCAGGAACTTGCGGAAAAATACGGTGTAACAGATTCTGCAATCGCAATTGCGTGGATTTTACGTCATCCGGCAAAAATACAACCGGTCATCGGTTCGATGAATCCTAAACGAATCACCGATATTTCGAAAGCATCTGACATTACATTGACACGTGAAGAATGGTATGAGCTTTACCGTGCAGCGGGAAATGAACTGCCATAA
- a CDS encoding LacI family DNA-binding transcriptional regulator produces MANIKDVAKKAGVSVTTVSRVINNRGYIGKETRRKVEEAMAAIDYSPNQIARALQRSQSYIIGIIVPDSGHPFFAELIKNIEMYAYKSNYKLLVCNSLDEAEKETNYISMLKENRVDGIIMCSQTLNVEEYKKVNLPIVSFDRIISNDIPYVTSDNFHGGELATEHLINKGCKKLLHVSGPLNLDVLPNRRADAFKLTCMKYNIPFHIVEGEFSRQAFSYYPEDFIEEKVAEQLSEYDGVFCSNDILAYAIYIHALKQNIKVPEQLKIIGYDHNQFTKFLQNPKLTTINQPADKLGKAICSNLIKMIENEDNDVNNTIVDVEFIQGETT; encoded by the coding sequence ATGGCAAATATTAAAGATGTTGCAAAAAAGGCTGGTGTGTCAGTAACGACGGTCTCACGCGTCATTAATAATAGAGGATACATAGGGAAAGAAACTAGAAGAAAAGTGGAAGAAGCAATGGCTGCAATCGATTATTCTCCAAACCAAATTGCTCGTGCCTTGCAAAGAAGTCAGTCTTATATTATCGGCATAATTGTTCCTGACTCTGGACACCCATTTTTTGCAGAACTTATTAAAAATATTGAAATGTATGCTTATAAAAGTAATTATAAACTGCTTGTTTGTAATTCGCTAGATGAAGCAGAGAAAGAAACAAATTATATTAGTATGCTTAAGGAAAATCGCGTTGACGGCATCATTATGTGTAGCCAAACATTAAACGTCGAAGAATATAAAAAAGTAAACTTACCAATTGTCTCATTTGACCGCATCATTTCAAATGATATCCCTTATGTAACATCAGACAACTTTCACGGCGGAGAATTGGCAACAGAACACTTAATAAATAAAGGCTGTAAAAAATTGCTACATGTATCCGGCCCATTAAATTTAGATGTATTGCCAAATAGGCGTGCTGACGCATTTAAGCTTACTTGTATGAAATATAATATCCCTTTTCATATAGTGGAAGGAGAATTTAGCAGACAAGCTTTCTCTTACTACCCTGAGGATTTTATTGAAGAAAAAGTCGCCGAGCAGTTATCAGAATATGATGGTGTTTTTTGTAGTAATGATATTTTAGCTTATGCTATTTACATTCATGCTTTGAAACAGAATATTAAAGTACCTGAACAGTTGAAAATCATTGGTTACGACCATAATCAGTTTACGAAGTTTTTACAAAATCCAAAGCTTACAACCATTAATCAACCTGCTGATAAGCTCGGAAAAGCGATATGCTCCAACTTAATTAAAATGATCGAAAATGAAGATAATGACGTAAACAACACCATTGTTGATGTGGAATTTATACAAGGTGAGACGACCTAA
- a CDS encoding ABC transporter substrate-binding protein, translating to MKKALKWMLPMTLSFGLLAACGGDDEGSSAEPEQDGEGEQPSDVVETGEADQGVEASGDESVMLDMWIHQTGEDETNFYIERIDAFNEAHEDIHVNVEIIIDDGGSSYSDAVNASLVAGNLPDVLALDGPYVASFAEAEILLAVDEYMTDEDRNDFVDSILQQGSYDGQVYSLGAMEASVPLYYNKDIFEEEGIEAPTTIEDAWTWDEFLEVSKQLTTEDRYGLNLFMNYGVGEWLTFMGAPFVWSNGGALISEDGTTSDGYLNSPETVEGLEFVKTLFEEGVVNLTPGEMEFEEGNAAMALGGPWIAVSADDADFEWGMMPYPYSETPVSPSGSMAYGVTSTTEYPEEAFQIMHWMTNEESAKGLSEVTGMPPARISAFDAMDRYDELPWSVIRDQVIGTAQARPQTPAYPVLTDAFAQAFHAAALGEDLEEILDQQVQRVERELRRFND from the coding sequence ATGAAGAAAGCACTGAAATGGATGTTACCGATGACGTTATCATTTGGTTTGTTGGCTGCTTGTGGTGGTGATGATGAAGGTTCCTCGGCAGAACCGGAACAAGACGGCGAGGGTGAACAACCATCTGACGTTGTGGAAACGGGAGAGGCAGATCAAGGTGTTGAGGCCTCTGGTGATGAATCAGTTATGTTAGATATGTGGATTCATCAAACAGGAGAAGATGAAACAAACTTTTACATTGAACGAATCGACGCATTTAACGAAGCGCATGAAGATATCCATGTGAACGTTGAAATTATTATTGATGATGGTGGAAGCTCCTACAGTGACGCAGTCAACGCTTCACTTGTAGCTGGAAACTTACCTGATGTTTTAGCATTAGATGGTCCTTATGTGGCAAGCTTTGCTGAAGCAGAAATTTTACTTGCTGTTGATGAATATATGACAGATGAAGATCGTAACGACTTTGTTGACTCAATCCTTCAACAGGGGAGCTACGACGGACAGGTTTATTCATTAGGTGCAATGGAAGCATCTGTTCCTCTTTATTACAACAAAGATATTTTTGAAGAGGAAGGAATTGAAGCGCCAACAACAATTGAAGACGCTTGGACTTGGGATGAATTCCTCGAAGTATCAAAACAATTAACAACTGAAGATCGATACGGATTGAACTTATTTATGAACTATGGTGTTGGTGAATGGTTAACGTTCATGGGTGCACCATTTGTATGGTCAAATGGCGGAGCACTTATTTCAGAAGACGGAACAACATCTGATGGTTACTTAAACAGTCCAGAAACAGTCGAAGGGTTAGAATTTGTAAAAACACTATTTGAAGAAGGTGTTGTCAATTTAACACCTGGTGAGATGGAGTTTGAAGAAGGAAATGCAGCGATGGCACTAGGTGGTCCGTGGATTGCTGTATCTGCTGATGACGCAGACTTCGAATGGGGAATGATGCCTTACCCTTATAGTGAAACACCGGTATCTCCATCAGGTAGTATGGCGTATGGCGTAACATCGACAACGGAATATCCTGAAGAAGCATTCCAAATTATGCACTGGATGACAAATGAAGAGTCAGCTAAAGGACTTTCAGAGGTGACGGGTATGCCACCGGCGAGAATTTCCGCCTTTGATGCAATGGACCGTTACGATGAGTTGCCTTGGTCTGTTATCCGTGACCAAGTTATTGGGACAGCACAAGCTCGTCCGCAAACTCCGGCATACCCCGTGTTAACAGATGCGTTTGCACAAGCATTCCATGCAGCGGCACTTGGTGAAGATCTTGAAGAGATATTAGATCAGCAAGTGCAACGTGTAGAGCGAGAGCTTCGTCGTTTTAACGACTAA
- a CDS encoding carbohydrate ABC transporter permease: MARKKYSLKSREGKEAVTGYFFLLPALLLLSIFLLYPMGAAFYYSFTDFYILRPNDVNFIGLENFQMIISDLEFRNALANTLYFTVLVVPVQISVALGLALLVNKNLKFKIFFRTAYFSPVVMSLVVVSILWTFMYNPNEGLINEFLGLLGIPPQPFLTSPDQAMNSIIAMSVWQGAGFQMMIFLAGLQNIPKHLYEAADIDGANTFQKFLNVTLPGLRNVSMFIFITITIAAFKLLVQPMIMTQGGPLGSTKSLVYHIYEVGFNYRDVGYASAMAVVFTVMVLIITIIQRFVIKEERG, from the coding sequence ATGGCTCGCAAAAAATACAGTTTGAAATCGAGAGAAGGAAAAGAAGCAGTTACCGGCTATTTTTTCCTCCTTCCGGCACTGCTCTTGCTATCTATTTTTCTTTTATATCCAATGGGAGCTGCCTTTTATTATAGTTTCACAGATTTCTATATTCTTCGTCCGAATGATGTGAACTTCATCGGATTAGAAAACTTCCAAATGATCATAAGTGATTTGGAGTTTCGGAATGCTTTAGCGAACACACTTTACTTTACAGTACTTGTCGTGCCAGTCCAAATTAGTGTTGCTTTAGGACTTGCGTTATTAGTAAACAAAAACTTAAAATTTAAGATTTTTTTCAGAACGGCTTATTTTTCACCGGTCGTCATGTCACTTGTGGTTGTTTCGATCTTATGGACATTTATGTACAACCCTAATGAAGGACTAATTAATGAGTTTTTAGGGTTATTGGGCATTCCGCCTCAACCTTTCTTAACGAGTCCGGATCAAGCGATGAACTCTATTATTGCCATGTCTGTATGGCAAGGGGCAGGGTTTCAAATGATGATCTTTCTTGCCGGACTGCAAAATATTCCGAAACATTTGTATGAAGCAGCTGACATTGACGGGGCAAATACATTTCAGAAATTTTTAAACGTTACGTTGCCTGGCCTTCGGAATGTTTCGATGTTCATTTTTATTACGATTACGATTGCGGCATTTAAACTGCTCGTTCAACCGATGATCATGACACAAGGCGGTCCACTAGGCTCGACAAAATCTCTTGTCTACCATATTTATGAAGTTGGCTTTAACTACCGTGATGTAGGTTATGCATCTGCGATGGCCGTGGTATTTACTGTTATGGTATTAATCATTACGATTATCCAAAGATTTGTCATAAAAGAGGAAAGGGGGTAA
- a CDS encoding carbohydrate ABC transporter permease, translated as MKKDELMKRTLLYVIMSFLAVIFLFPLVWMLMSSFKQDVQIFRDMTSIKAFLPPMPGDIEGGYLQNYLMAFERVNLFRYILNSLIYTIGIIFFGLIVNSMAGYALARFNFPLRSFWLAVIIATLIIPPESIFLPLYVLVYNLGWVNTYTALIVPFIANAFAIFLFRQFFLDFPRELEEAAKIDGCSQIGIFFRIIVPLSKPVFATVAIVLFINHWNDFLWPLVVANDDSMRTIQIGLQFFMNQPPVQWGQVMAALTVATIPMLLIFIFLQRYYVQGLAHTGSKN; from the coding sequence GTGAAAAAAGACGAATTAATGAAAAGAACACTGTTGTATGTCATTATGAGCTTCTTGGCTGTCATCTTCTTATTCCCGCTTGTCTGGATGCTCATGTCATCGTTTAAGCAAGACGTGCAAATTTTCCGTGACATGACATCGATAAAGGCATTCCTTCCACCAATGCCAGGGGACATTGAGGGGGGTTATTTACAAAACTATTTGATGGCCTTTGAACGTGTGAACTTATTTCGCTATATCCTGAACAGTTTAATTTATACGATTGGGATTATCTTTTTTGGACTTATTGTCAATTCAATGGCAGGGTATGCACTAGCGAGATTCAACTTCCCACTAAGAAGCTTCTGGCTAGCAGTCATTATCGCTACGTTAATTATCCCACCGGAAAGTATTTTCTTACCTCTATATGTACTTGTTTATAATCTCGGTTGGGTTAACACATATACAGCCTTAATTGTTCCGTTTATAGCAAATGCTTTTGCGATTTTTCTATTCCGACAGTTTTTCTTAGACTTCCCAAGAGAACTAGAAGAAGCAGCAAAAATCGATGGGTGTTCTCAAATCGGGATTTTCTTTCGGATCATCGTTCCGCTCTCAAAGCCTGTCTTTGCAACAGTTGCGATTGTCTTGTTTATTAATCACTGGAACGACTTCTTATGGCCATTAGTTGTTGCAAATGATGACAGTATGCGAACAATTCAAATTGGCCTTCAGTTTTTCATGAATCAACCTCCCGTTCAATGGGGGCAAGTTATGGCAGCCTTAACGGTTGCGACGATACCGATGCTGTTGATCTTTATTTTCCTACAACGTTATTATGTTCAAGGATTGGCTCATACAGGGTCGAAAAACTAA